A genomic stretch from Lathyrus oleraceus cultivar Zhongwan6 chromosome 2, CAAS_Psat_ZW6_1.0, whole genome shotgun sequence includes:
- the LOC127123368 gene encoding uncharacterized protein LOC127123368 has product MAEYEACIYGLEAAINLRIKILEVYSDSAMVISQVKGDWKTRDSKLIPYKEHIRKWVPYFDEISFHHIPKEENQLADALATLASMFKVKWKNETPAIHIDQLDEPSHCLAIEADPDDKPWFYDIKTFLEKRQYPEGISITDKKALRRLSSKFFLNGDVLYKRNYDSVLLRCVDRHEASTIIKSIHEGCDGVHAKGLVMAKKILRDGYY; this is encoded by the coding sequence atggcagaatatgaagcatgtatctacGGTTTGGAAGCAGCCATCAACTTAAGGATCAAGATTCTTGAGGTATACAGTGATTCAGCTATGGTAATAAGTCAAGTAAAAGGTGATTGGAAGACTCGGGATAGCAAGTTGATACCTTACAAGGAGCATATCAGAAAATGGGTACCCTACTTTGATGAAATCTCTTTTCATCATATTCCTAAGGAAGAAAATCAGTTAGCAGATGCTCTAGCCACGTTAgcatctatgttcaaagtcaaatggaagaatgaaaCACCAGCTATCCATATTGACCAGTTAGATGAACCATCACATTGTCTAGCAATTGAGGCCGACCCtgatgataagccttggttctatgacataaAGACATTTCTGGAGAAACGCCAATATCCCGAGGGTATATCAATTACTGATAAGAAGGCTCTGAGAAGACTCTCTTCCAAATTCTTCCTAAACGGTGATGTGTTATACAAGCGAAATTATGATTCTGTactgctcagatgtgtggatagacacgaagctagTACGATCATAAAATCCATACATGAAGGATGTGATGGTGTACATGCAAAAGGCCttgttatggctaagaagattcTTCGGGATGGGTACTACTAG